AtcgttgttaaaatataacagtGGTAAgtgtaaaatttcatttatcttaaaatattcttattttcgtAATGATATTCGAAGTACAGAATGAATCAATTTTGATCAATTGTAATTTATCAAGTGTAATTTACATCTTGTATACGTTTCCGAAGCCTCtacgaaaacgaaaatatatatctttagaagattacaaattttgaaagaatgttaaatacattttattcttgcacattttattttacttttactttgtctagaattttattaatttaaatatatttgttttatatatatatatatatatatatatatatatatatatatatactatgttATTTTATCACGATTGTAAAGATGTTGTATGACTTCAATACCACATGtgcttcaaaattaaattaaattaagttaaataattttaacaaaattaaaatttatatataatatatattaaattataatatatttaaaaaaatatatataaagagaaacgCTCTTATTCGATTTttagatgtatatattattcgagagcgattttttaattatcgaaaCAGATgaggaaattaataaaaatacgtgtttgaaatgattatttttctactGATGCAGAAAATGAGTTTCAATCCCATGAGATGGAAAACAAGAACCATAGTAAATAGTGTTTTAGGCGCTTtggttatttatatactatttatttataagaagaaGCATCAAGTGATGTTTGAAGCCATCGTAAATAACTCGAATCCTAAGCATGTGTGGGAATTCGTGGCTGATTTTAGCAACATGAAAAAGTTGAATCCAACAATGTAAGTAGgaataagatttaaatatcttttgtaaaataggaatatattattacgtttgttatcaaaagagaaaaatcgtaaattaaaaaaagattaaattcatatttatatattaacatatatatatatatatgtatatatatatatatatttatttatttatttacttatttatttatatatactacagtttaatctttttttcttgtcttTGAAatcaaaaacaataatattataatttaattttaaaaaatgagaaataatttttttatgttgcatatcttcttttaaactttttttctattaattgatTGCCCGTTTAATTTCATGTTGCAGAGAAGATTTTAATGTGATCGCAGAAAGCGGAAATTATGATCATTGGAAATATTCCGTGCAGTATACGGAACATTTAAGTCACTTACCAATGATTCGGAACGTAGCGCACGGACACTACGCCGTCAAACCTGATCACAATAATGGCTACGTCATCAGTTCTAAGCATGAAACTTGCTTCTTCAATTTCTGCTGTTGTAAGTAAACACGACTTctgattcattaattttattttgttctatataaatcgagagagaaatatataggaaaataaaataatatttttatgaatagatatttaaaaaatttgtctttgacgttatttttaaatgcgtatatgaatattttatagaaattattttaaataattaattttcaaacatttttcgtctttacattgaattaaaattcagaTCTGTAATGCTGATGTTTAGTGCAATTATACTCCTATCAGCACATatgttcaaaagatatataagatttataagaGATTCacaggatattaaaatatgttttaacattctatggATTTCTTATAAACATCTTTCGAACATGTATGCTGCTAGGGAcattccccctcccccctccagATAACACAAGCTATTCGaaaagaattcatttttatgtcaCCAATTTTAAGTCccttttgaaatacatatagaatacattttataaaatgaattcTTTTTGAATAGCTTGTGTTATCTGGGCCCTTATCTACATCTGAAGAAAAtcgtatattcaaataaagcTATTTGCTTTTCAGTGGAGTCTATTTCACAATTCAGATTCGATGCAGATGGTGCACAAGACACAAAATGTATCGAGACCGTACAGTATGAATGTCCAATCGTGTTTTCACCTTTGTGCTATAAAGAGGTCATGTATCAGCGAGAAGAGATCATGAAGAGACTCAAAGTAGAATTCAAGCAATAGGAACAAATGTCTCGTTgcggaatattttttatacatgtacttattctacattttcattttattatataaaatttttccaaataaaaatgaacGATTTActttagtttaatataatatattaaacgagtttttacatcttttcttttgaaagtaataataattcattataaatatcgaattattattcttctaattatatatatatatatacttttttttcaatctaatGTGTGttcaataatgtattaaaattcttgtggcatttaatcaaaaacatataatattgaaataccTGCAATaggaaatgtttttatttttcgtataaatcagtatatataaaacagaataattcacatcagttatatatatgtatatatatatatatatatatatatatatatatatatatatatatatatatatatatatataattatgtcattCTTAAATCGGTAATCGATAAACGCAACGCCGTTTTGTAAAATCCGCTGTTAGCAGCTATCGATATCTCGTATAACCAACGTATGAGTATAAAATCTCTGCAATGACAAAgtgacgagaaaaaaaaagaaaagagaagggaAGGTGCTAGGAAAAGATCAACAGTTTATCGAAAACACACCGCAGATGTGAGAGCTCAACGTGAGAGCGAAAATCGTAGAAGAAGAAAGTGTgtgttctgaaaaaaaaacttttatatttttattcacgtTTTTCGTGAGAGACATACTCGCCGCAGTCATAGCAATTTAGTGCGATATCACTTATATCGTTTGTATCTCAGCAACCGAAAACATGTCCAATAAATACGAGACGTAAGTGAAAGTGTTCTCCCTTTATTTCATCGTGTTTCTTCACGGGTGTTTTTCGAGGTTAGATACATGTTTGAATACACATAGTGAAAATATacgtcaaaataaatattttcgttgTTGGATAACAATCGTTTATCACAAAGCATTTAATTCATCCTTATCTCGGT
This sequence is a window from Anoplolepis gracilipes chromosome 10, ASM4749672v1, whole genome shotgun sequence. Protein-coding genes within it:
- the LOC140670212 gene encoding uncharacterized protein; amino-acid sequence: MSFNPMRWKTRTIVNSVLGALVIYILFIYKKKHQVMFEAIVNNSNPKHVWEFVADFSNMKKLNPTIEDFNVIAESGNYDHWKYSVQYTEHLSHLPMIRNVAHGHYAVKPDHNNGYVISSKHETCFFNFCCLESISQFRFDADGAQDTKCIETVQYECPIVFSPLCYKEVMYQREEIMKRLKVEFKQ